Proteins encoded together in one Meles meles chromosome 7, mMelMel3.1 paternal haplotype, whole genome shotgun sequence window:
- the LOC123946957 gene encoding 60S ribosomal protein L32-like, translated as MAALRPLVKPKIIKKRTKKFIRHQSDRYVKIKRNWRKPSGIDNRVRRRFKGQILMPNIGNGSNKKTKHMLPSGFRKFLVHNVKALEVLLMCNKSYCAEIAHNVSSKNCKAIVERAAQLAIRVTNPNARLRSEENE; from the coding sequence ATGGCTGCCCTCAGACCTTTGGTGAAGCCCAAGATCATTAAAAAGAGGACCAAGAAGTTCATCCGGCACCAGTCAGACCGATATGTCAAAATTAAGCGCAACTGGCGGAAGCCGAGCGGCATTGACAATAGGGTGCGCAGAAGATTCAAGGGCCAGATCTTGATGCCCAACATTGGTAACGGGAGCAACAAGAAGACAAAGCACATGTTGCCCAGTGGCTTCAGGAAGTTCCTAGTGCACAATGTCAAGGCGCTTGAAGTGCTGCTGATGTGCAACAAATCTTACTGTGCAGAGATTGCTCACAACGTCTCCTCCAAGAACTGCAAAGCTATTGTGGAAAGAGCAGCCCAGCTGGCAATCAGAGTCACCAATCCCAACGCCAGGCTGCGCAGCGAAGAAAATGAATAG